Proteins from a single region of Pseudomonas fulva:
- a CDS encoding alpha/beta hydrolase, with amino-acid sequence MATSLIHILRRRWLSIGLLLCLAVGLPVGCAKLEEKERELVFRIEPGTASWFHGLPAGVKDMTLSVPEFGDSQSIHAWWWPARKADAPTLLYLHGSRWNLTGQLFRIEQLHAMGFSVLAIDYRGFGESRGELPSERTLYEDAEIAWQRLTELQPDPAKRFIYGHSLGGAVAVNLADALGRDRHTPPLAGLIIESTFTNLADAATAVASEYTSLPVRWLLSQKFDSLSKIGDIKVPVLIAHGTGDRYVPARFSESLYQAANQPKRLLLIDGGNHNNSMRTGSREYREAIRTLFSEQKIGQG; translated from the coding sequence ATGGCCACTTCACTTATCCACATCCTGCGCCGCCGCTGGCTGAGCATCGGCCTGCTGCTGTGCCTGGCCGTCGGCCTGCCGGTCGGCTGCGCCAAGCTGGAAGAAAAGGAGCGCGAGCTGGTATTTCGCATCGAGCCAGGCACCGCCAGCTGGTTCCACGGCCTGCCTGCCGGTGTGAAAGACATGACCCTCAGCGTGCCCGAGTTCGGTGACAGCCAGAGCATCCACGCCTGGTGGTGGCCGGCCCGCAAGGCCGACGCGCCGACCCTGCTGTACCTGCACGGCTCGCGCTGGAACCTGACCGGCCAGCTGTTTCGCATCGAACAGCTGCACGCCATGGGCTTCTCTGTGCTGGCCATCGACTACCGCGGCTTCGGCGAGAGCCGCGGCGAGCTGCCTTCCGAGCGCACCCTCTACGAGGACGCCGAGATCGCCTGGCAACGCCTGACCGAGCTGCAGCCCGACCCGGCCAAGCGCTTTATCTACGGGCACTCCCTGGGTGGTGCCGTGGCGGTCAACCTGGCCGACGCCCTGGGCCGTGATCGCCATACGCCGCCGCTGGCCGGGCTGATCATCGAATCGACCTTCACCAACCTGGCCGATGCCGCTACCGCCGTGGCTTCCGAGTACACTTCGCTGCCCGTGCGCTGGCTGCTGTCGCAGAAGTTCGACTCCCTGAGCAAGATCGGCGACATCAAGGTGCCGGTGCTGATCGCCCACGGCACCGGTGACCGCTACGTACCGGCGCGCTTCAGCGAAAGCCTGTACCAGGCGGCCAACCAGCCCAAGCGCCTGCTGCTGATCGACGGCGGCAACCACAACAACAGCATGCGCACCGGCAGCCGCGAGTACCGCGAGGCGATTCGCACGCTGTTCTCCGAGCAGAAGATCGGCCAGGGCTGA
- a CDS encoding MFS transporter, with product MSPTPADLRRPAGATLVLLASLYCAQGLPSGLIAHALPVLLRQHGVDLAVIGLLKLLALPWLLKVLWAPWVDRLSSRRLGHHRGWILPLQGAVVVILLALALLSPGSLFAAQLPLLLGLLVLINLAAATQDIATDGLTVRLLPERWRGLGNSLQVGGYKVGMIVSGSGLLLVIDRFGWNLSLLALTLLVALMLLPVWRFAETQQLPPVAAPAEPMGVGLLWRHYRGLLALPGMGLWLAVVLTFKLGDALGSPMIKPMLVDQGWSNAELGQLTLISSLVGIGGALLGGLLYARLGVLRALLAFGALQALSLAALALLVSRGGDASWVYALTLSEQAADGLSTVALFAAMMRQCRPGHEGADFTLQASTQILLGGFVGAASGVLAKALGYDGLFVCAGVLGLAALLLVGRYFRRHGWR from the coding sequence ATGTCGCCCACTCCTGCCGATTTGCGCCGCCCGGCCGGCGCCACCCTGGTGCTGCTGGCCTCACTGTATTGCGCCCAGGGTTTGCCGTCCGGGCTGATCGCCCATGCGTTGCCGGTGCTGCTGCGCCAGCATGGCGTGGACCTGGCGGTGATCGGCTTGCTCAAGCTGCTGGCGCTGCCCTGGCTGCTCAAGGTGCTGTGGGCGCCGTGGGTGGACCGCCTTTCATCGCGGCGCCTGGGCCATCACCGCGGCTGGATTCTGCCGTTGCAGGGCGCGGTGGTGGTGATCCTGCTGGCCCTGGCGCTGCTCTCACCGGGCTCGCTATTTGCTGCGCAGTTGCCGCTGCTGCTCGGCCTGCTGGTGCTGATCAACCTGGCGGCGGCGACCCAGGACATCGCCACCGATGGCCTGACCGTGCGCCTGTTGCCCGAGCGCTGGCGCGGGCTGGGCAACAGCCTGCAGGTGGGCGGCTACAAGGTCGGGATGATCGTCAGCGGCAGTGGGCTGCTGCTGGTGATCGACCGCTTCGGCTGGAACCTTTCGCTGCTGGCCCTGACCCTGCTGGTCGCCCTAATGCTGCTGCCGGTGTGGCGCTTTGCCGAAACCCAACAATTGCCGCCTGTCGCCGCGCCGGCCGAGCCGATGGGCGTGGGCCTGTTGTGGCGCCATTACCGCGGCCTGCTGGCGCTGCCGGGAATGGGCCTGTGGCTGGCCGTGGTGCTGACCTTCAAGTTGGGCGACGCCCTGGGCTCGCCGATGATCAAGCCGATGCTGGTGGATCAGGGCTGGAGCAATGCCGAGCTGGGCCAACTGACGTTGATCAGCAGCCTGGTCGGTATTGGCGGCGCGCTATTGGGCGGCCTGCTGTATGCGCGCCTCGGTGTGCTGCGTGCGCTGCTGGCCTTCGGTGCGTTGCAGGCGCTGAGCCTTGCTGCATTGGCGCTGCTGGTCAGCCGTGGCGGTGACGCATCGTGGGTGTATGCCTTGACCCTGAGCGAGCAGGCCGCCGATGGCTTATCCACAGTCGCCTTGTTCGCCGCGATGATGCGCCAGTGCCGCCCCGGCCACGAAGGCGCGGACTTTACCCTGCAGGCCTCCACGCAGATTCTGCTCGGCGGTTTCGTCGGCGCGGCCAGCGGCGTGCTGGCCAAGGCGCTGGGTTATGACGGGTTGTTCGTGTGCGCCGGCGTTCTGGGGCTGGCGGCATTGCTGCTGGTGGGGCGTTACTTTCGTCGGCACGGCTGGCGGTAG
- a CDS encoding SulP family inorganic anion transporter, with protein MRLPSRYSLLPFLLWWPTVTRRTLGTDLLVGLSGAILALPQSIAYALIAGLPAEYGLYAAIVPVIIACLWGSSWHLIGGPTAAISIVLFTSVSPMARPGSDEFVALVLVLTFLAGLFQWLLGLLRFGNLVNFVSPSVILGFTLGAALVIALGQLPNLLGLEVDSQRTAVATLLELGQHLGQADWHAMVVALFTLAVSLLCRRLWPRLPALLIGVVAGSLLVAALPGLFAGIRLVDAFEGTLPPFTLLHFEVNSLLELLPAAIACGMLGLVTSLSIARSLASRSQQLLDANQEVRAQGLSNLIGPWFSGSLSAGSFTRSALNLQAGATSPLAGVFSALLVAAFALLCAGLIAHIALPSMGAAILLICWGLVDVAGVRALLRVSRAEFVVMLLTLLATLVLELQTAIYAGVLASLFFYLKRTSQPRFKYTRDGDDELLRLEGSIFFGACHYVQQILQLSHGERVVVDARHINFIDYAGVEMLHLEARRLQAQNRQLVLRHARPHVVEEIQKLEGATCPVQFED; from the coding sequence ATGCGTCTACCCAGCCGATACAGCCTGTTGCCCTTCCTGCTCTGGTGGCCGACCGTCACCCGGCGCACGCTGGGCACGGATCTGCTGGTCGGGCTGAGCGGCGCCATCCTCGCCTTGCCGCAATCGATCGCCTACGCGCTGATCGCCGGGCTGCCGGCCGAGTACGGGCTGTATGCGGCGATCGTGCCGGTGATCATCGCCTGCCTGTGGGGCTCGTCGTGGCACCTGATCGGCGGGCCGACGGCGGCGATTTCCATCGTGCTGTTCACCAGCGTCAGCCCCATGGCCCGGCCGGGTAGCGACGAGTTCGTCGCCCTGGTGCTGGTGCTGACCTTTCTCGCCGGGCTGTTCCAGTGGCTGCTCGGGTTGCTGCGCTTCGGCAACCTGGTCAACTTCGTCTCGCCCTCGGTGATCCTCGGTTTCACCCTCGGCGCGGCGCTGGTGATCGCCCTTGGCCAGCTACCGAATTTGCTGGGGCTTGAAGTCGATAGCCAACGCACTGCCGTGGCCACCCTGCTCGAACTCGGCCAGCATCTTGGCCAGGCCGACTGGCACGCCATGGTGGTAGCGCTATTCACCCTGGCGGTCAGCCTGCTCTGCCGGCGCCTGTGGCCGCGCTTGCCGGCGCTGCTGATCGGGGTGGTGGCCGGCAGCCTGCTGGTCGCTGCCCTGCCCGGCTTGTTCGCCGGCATTCGCCTGGTCGATGCCTTCGAGGGCACCTTGCCGCCATTCACCCTGCTGCATTTCGAGGTCAACAGCCTGCTCGAACTGCTGCCCGCGGCGATTGCCTGCGGCATGCTCGGGCTGGTCACCAGCCTGTCCATCGCCCGCTCCCTGGCCTCCCGCTCCCAGCAATTGCTGGACGCCAACCAGGAGGTGCGCGCCCAGGGCCTGTCCAACCTGATCGGCCCGTGGTTCTCCGGCTCGCTGTCGGCCGGCTCCTTCACCCGCTCGGCGCTCAACCTGCAGGCCGGCGCCACCTCGCCGTTGGCCGGGGTATTTTCGGCGCTGCTGGTGGCGGCCTTTGCGCTGCTCTGCGCAGGGCTGATCGCCCATATCGCGCTGCCCAGCATGGGCGCGGCGATCCTGCTGATCTGCTGGGGGCTGGTGGATGTCGCCGGCGTGCGCGCACTGCTGCGCGTCAGCCGTGCGGAGTTCGTGGTGATGCTGCTGACCCTGCTCGCCACCCTGGTGCTGGAGCTGCAAACGGCGATCTACGCCGGCGTGCTGGCCTCGCTGTTCTTCTACCTCAAGCGCACCTCGCAGCCGCGCTTCAAATACACCCGCGACGGCGACGACGAGCTGCTGCGCCTGGAAGGCTCGATCTTCTTTGGCGCCTGCCATTACGTGCAGCAGATCCTGCAACTCAGCCACGGCGAGCGGGTGGTGGTCGATGCCCGGCATATCAACTTCATCGATTACGCCGGGGTGGAGATGCTTCATCTGGAGGCGCGCCGCCTGCAGGCGCAAAACCGCCAGTTGGTGCTGCGCCACGCCCGCCCCCACGTGGTCGAGGAAATCCAGAAACTCGAAGGTGCCACCTGCCCGGTGCAGTTCGAGGACTGA